The following are from one region of the Prionailurus bengalensis isolate Pbe53 chromosome A2, Fcat_Pben_1.1_paternal_pri, whole genome shotgun sequence genome:
- the GPR141 gene encoding probable G-protein coupled receptor 141, with amino-acid sequence MADHNNSSCSPILTPHLTSLYFIVLIGGLMGIISILFLLVKMNTRSVTTTAVVNLVVVHSVFLVTVPFRLTYLIKHIWTFGLPFCKFVSAMLHIHMYLTFLFYVVILVIRYLIFFKRKDKVEFYRKLHAVAASTGMWLLVIVIVVPLVVSQYGNSETYDEKHCFKFHKELARAHVQVINYMIVTIVIAIAVILLVFQIFIIMSMVRKLRHSLLSHQEFWAQLKNLFFIGVILVCFLPYQFFRIYYLYVVAQSSDCNNTVAFYNEIFLSVTAISCFDLLLFVLGGSHCKQKIIDLWNCFLCR; translated from the coding sequence ATGGCTGACCACAACAATTCTTCCTGCAGTCCTATATTGACACCCCATTTAACCAGCCTCTACTTCATAGTGCTCATTGGAGGACTGATGGGCATCATCTCTATTTTGTTCCTGCTGGTGAAAATGAACACGCGGTCGGTGACTACCACAGCAGTCGTTAACCTGGTGGTGGTCCACAGTGTTTTCTTGGTGACAGTGCCTTTTCGCTTGACATATCTCATCAAGCACatctggacatttgggttgcccTTCTGCAAATTTGTGAGCGCCATGCTACACATCCACATGTACCTCACATTCCTGTTCTATGTGGTGATCCTGGTCATCAGGTACCTCATCTTCTTCAAGCGCAAGGACAAAGTGGAATTCTACAGAAAACTGCATGCTGTGGCGGCCAGTACTGGCATGTGGCTGCTGGTGATTGTCATTGTGGTACCCCTGGTTGTTTCTCAGTATGGAAATTCTGAGACATATGATGAGAAACACTGTTTTAAATTCCACAAAGAACTTGCTCGTGCCCATGTGCAAGTTATCAACTATATGATAGTCACTATTGTTATAGCCATTGCAGTGATTCTCTTGGTCTTCCAGATCTTCATCATTATGTCAATGGTGCGGAAGCTACGCCACTCCTTGTTGTCCCACCAGGAGTTCTGGGCCCAGctgaaaaaccttttttttataGGAGTCATCcttgtttgcttccttccctacCAGTTCTTTAGGATCTATTACTTATATGTGGTGGCACAGTCAAGTGACTGTAACAACACTGTTGCATTTTATAATGAAATCTTCTTGAGTGTAACAGCAATTAGCTGCTTTGATTTGCTGCTCTTTGTTCTTGGGGGAAGCCATTGTAAACAAAAGATAATTGACCTATGGAATTGCTTTTTGTGCCGCTAG